One window of uncultured Trichococcus sp. genomic DNA carries:
- a CDS encoding Crp/Fnr family transcriptional regulator encodes MNEQTKTAHNCSAGCTCNAHRSCISLVPIFNHLEPDQMDEIMSVTHPATYKKGELLYRPGDASDTLYILHSGLIRIYRLAESGKEQLVRFLYPGDFTGELALFSESKHESYAEAVKETQVCRMKRSDLQHFLLKYPAISLKLLQEFSNRLEKSERQTTYVATEKVESRLALYLAELATKDGDTITLPMSKKDLASYLGTTPETISRKMGSLEDHHLIKQLSHREIVILDLDGLLFL; translated from the coding sequence ATGAACGAACAAACTAAAACTGCCCACAACTGCAGCGCAGGGTGCACCTGCAACGCCCACCGCTCCTGCATTTCGCTTGTGCCGATCTTCAATCACCTGGAGCCGGACCAGATGGACGAAATCATGTCCGTCACGCATCCGGCGACCTACAAAAAAGGCGAACTGCTCTACCGCCCCGGCGACGCATCGGATACGCTCTACATCCTCCATTCCGGCCTGATCCGCATCTACCGGTTGGCTGAATCGGGAAAGGAACAGCTCGTGCGCTTCCTCTACCCGGGCGATTTCACCGGCGAACTGGCCCTGTTCAGCGAATCGAAGCACGAATCCTATGCCGAAGCCGTGAAGGAGACCCAAGTCTGCCGGATGAAAAGGAGCGATCTGCAGCACTTTTTGTTGAAATACCCGGCCATTTCCCTGAAACTGCTGCAGGAATTCTCCAACCGTCTGGAAAAGTCGGAAAGGCAGACGACCTACGTGGCGACAGAAAAAGTCGAATCCCGCTTGGCCCTTTATCTTGCCGAACTGGCTACGAAGGACGGCGACACCATCACTTTGCCGATGTCAAAGAAGGATCTGGCCTCCTACCTCGGAACGACACCGGAAACGATCAGCCGGAAGATGGGCTCATTGGAGGACCATCACCTCATCAAACAGTTGAGCCACCGGGAAATCGTCATCCTCGATCTCGATGGTTTGTTGTTCCTGTAA
- a CDS encoding L-cystine transporter, translating into MDIISIVIILAVFVALLFALYRLGAKHIKFSKRVFIALALGIVFGAAIQLLFAPDSTITLTAIDWINIVGNGYVRFLQMLIMPLIFVSIVGAFTRIEETKNLGKISGSVLGTLLGTTAIAALIGWASVILFNLDGAQFTQGSAETARIEALTTQQTQVADLTIPGQVLSFIPTNIFQDLAGLRSTSTIAVVVFSAFVGIAYMGIKKKQPENAALFNKGLQVIQSIVMRIVTLVLRLTPYGILALMTKMMATSNYQAIVNLGLFVVASYAALLVVLLVHSLILATVGVNPITYFKKAFPVLSFAFTARSSAGALPLNVETQTKALGVDDASANFAASFGLSIGQNGCAGVYPAMLATIVAPTLGIDVTSIGFVLTLILVVTISSFGVAGVGGGATFAALIVLGAMNLPVTIAGLVISVEPVIDMMRTLTNVNDSMLAGVVSSRNIGEFDSSILNDDAAVVDGDAI; encoded by the coding sequence ATGGACATCATTTCCATTGTCATTATTTTAGCCGTATTTGTGGCACTGCTTTTCGCACTTTATCGTTTGGGCGCCAAACACATCAAGTTCTCCAAACGCGTTTTCATCGCGCTGGCTTTGGGGATCGTCTTCGGGGCCGCCATCCAGTTGCTTTTCGCACCGGACAGCACAATCACACTGACTGCCATCGATTGGATCAACATCGTCGGTAACGGTTACGTCCGCTTCCTGCAGATGCTGATCATGCCGTTGATTTTTGTGTCGATTGTGGGCGCTTTTACCCGCATCGAAGAAACCAAAAATCTGGGCAAAATCAGTGGATCCGTGCTCGGCACTTTGCTGGGCACAACCGCCATCGCTGCCCTTATCGGATGGGCATCCGTCATCCTCTTCAATCTTGACGGCGCGCAATTCACGCAAGGTTCCGCTGAAACCGCAAGGATCGAAGCCTTGACTACCCAACAGACGCAAGTCGCTGACTTGACGATTCCTGGCCAAGTGCTTAGCTTTATCCCGACCAATATCTTCCAGGATCTGGCCGGTCTGCGCAGCACGAGTACGATTGCCGTGGTAGTCTTTTCCGCTTTTGTCGGAATCGCGTATATGGGCATCAAGAAAAAACAGCCTGAAAATGCTGCTCTGTTCAATAAAGGACTGCAAGTCATCCAATCAATTGTTATGCGCATCGTTACCTTGGTCCTGCGCCTGACTCCATACGGAATCTTGGCATTGATGACCAAAATGATGGCAACATCGAATTATCAAGCCATCGTCAACCTAGGCCTGTTCGTGGTCGCTTCCTATGCCGCTTTGTTGGTTGTCCTGCTGGTGCACAGCTTGATTCTGGCAACAGTCGGCGTCAATCCGATCACCTACTTCAAGAAAGCTTTCCCTGTTTTGAGCTTCGCCTTCACTGCCCGTTCAAGCGCCGGCGCACTGCCTTTGAACGTTGAAACGCAAACGAAAGCCTTGGGTGTCGATGATGCCTCTGCCAACTTTGCCGCCAGTTTCGGACTGTCCATCGGTCAGAACGGCTGCGCGGGCGTCTACCCTGCCATGTTGGCGACCATCGTGGCGCCGACTCTGGGCATTGACGTCACCAGCATCGGTTTTGTATTGACATTGATCCTGGTCGTTACCATCAGTTCCTTCGGGGTTGCCGGTGTCGGCGGCGGAGCGACTTTCGCCGCTTTGATTGTTCTGGGCGCCATGAACTTGCCTGTCACGATTGCCGGACTTGTCATCTCCGTAGAACCAGTCATCGATATGATGCGTACTTTGACCAACGTCAATGACAGCATGTTGGCGGGCGTCGTTTCTTCCCGCAACATCGGGGAATTCGACTCCTCCATCCTGAACGACGACGCTGCCGTTGTCGATGGGGATGCCATCTAG
- a CDS encoding YtxH domain-containing protein: MGKFTSFVKGLVIGGGIALLLSPKPGKEIRKDLADKADEALDKVMDYADQATETAKETAKEAVDQVKEKAQETTDTVKQKFAAKAPEAEERFDAETESPVTEVDELDPIEEALKTL, from the coding sequence ATGGGAAAATTTACTAGTTTCGTCAAAGGGCTGGTGATCGGCGGAGGGATTGCCCTACTGCTGTCGCCAAAGCCCGGGAAGGAAATCCGCAAAGATTTGGCCGACAAAGCCGATGAAGCGTTGGACAAAGTGATGGACTACGCCGATCAAGCCACGGAAACCGCCAAAGAGACTGCGAAAGAGGCCGTCGATCAGGTCAAAGAAAAGGCTCAGGAAACGACCGATACGGTGAAGCAAAAATTCGCCGCGAAAGCCCCTGAAGCGGAGGAAAGATTCGATGCCGAAACGGAATCACCCGTGACCGAAGTCGACGAACTCGATCCGATCGAGGAAGCGTTGAAGACCTTGTGA
- a CDS encoding exonuclease domain-containing protein: MQMDYVAIDFETANSRGDSVCSIGLSRFSDGKEIDRYYALINPRQYFSRGNIQIHGITEAMVAREPSFDELYPDIRSFIGEDPLVAHFAQFDMSCLQQTIETYKLPKMQNEFFCSCKMAQRMLDLHNNRLPTVLDYFGMTIDNHHNAVEDAVACGLITSKMLAQYDYDIQGFLDEYQYRMGKLFSHAFGVAKGGKSSPAKRSKTAAPLKPKSLLFDKEHVFYDKHVCFTGRFRKLKRNDLAQLVVDVGGHFDANLSYETIYLVVADSDWRKIGTPSESRKIQSVRELQGSGHNLTLLSESDFLRIFLKN, encoded by the coding sequence ATGCAAATGGATTACGTCGCCATTGACTTTGAAACTGCAAACAGCCGTGGTGACAGCGTCTGTTCCATTGGCTTGAGCCGCTTTTCCGACGGGAAGGAAATCGACCGCTACTATGCGCTCATCAATCCGCGGCAATATTTCAGCCGCGGGAATATCCAAATCCACGGCATAACCGAGGCAATGGTCGCCAGGGAACCTTCCTTCGACGAACTTTATCCTGACATCCGTTCCTTCATCGGGGAAGACCCGCTCGTGGCCCACTTTGCCCAATTCGATATGAGCTGCCTGCAGCAAACGATCGAAACCTACAAACTGCCGAAGATGCAGAATGAATTTTTCTGTTCCTGCAAGATGGCCCAGCGCATGTTGGATTTGCATAATAACCGCTTGCCGACCGTTCTGGACTACTTCGGCATGACGATCGATAACCACCATAATGCCGTGGAGGATGCGGTCGCCTGCGGGCTGATCACCAGCAAAATGCTGGCGCAATACGACTACGATATCCAAGGGTTTCTGGACGAATACCAATACCGGATGGGAAAATTATTCTCGCATGCTTTCGGAGTGGCGAAAGGCGGCAAAAGTTCCCCTGCCAAACGATCAAAAACAGCCGCACCGCTAAAGCCGAAAAGCTTGCTGTTCGATAAGGAACACGTCTTTTACGACAAGCACGTCTGCTTTACCGGCCGTTTCCGGAAACTGAAACGAAACGATCTGGCTCAGCTCGTCGTCGATGTCGGCGGCCATTTCGATGCCAACCTGAGCTACGAAACCATCTATCTGGTCGTCGCCGACAGCGATTGGCGCAAAATCGGCACCCCGAGCGAGAGCCGCAAAATCCAATCCGTCCGCGAACTGCAAGGCAGCGGCCACAATCTGACGCTGCTGTCGGAATCGGATTTCCTGCGCATTTTTTTGAAGAATTGA
- a CDS encoding heavy-metal-associated domain-containing protein: MSQAVIQLGPVTCPSCIKKIESAVSKIEGVETVKVLFNSSKVKAAFDSNKTSANDISETIQKLGYEVQSVKES; this comes from the coding sequence ATGAGCCAAGCTGTTATCCAATTAGGACCCGTCACTTGCCCATCCTGCATCAAGAAAATCGAATCCGCCGTCAGCAAAATCGAGGGTGTCGAAACCGTAAAAGTGCTGTTCAACTCCAGCAAAGTCAAGGCTGCATTCGACAGCAATAAAACTTCAGCTAACGATATCAGCGAAACGATCCAAAAACTGGGTTACGAAGTCCAATCGGTCAAAGAATCCTAG
- a CDS encoding cation-translocating P-type ATPase, which produces MIKWINKYKNRITAVSGFLIVIGFALKILGYAVAANYALIAATIIAVVPIMYKAYLALRMKAFSIELLVTIAVIGALFIREYTESSVVTFLFLFGDFLEARTLEKTRSSLRSLVDMAPQEATVMHGTNQVFVPVEEVAVGDRLFIKPGGKIPVDGIIVKGQAAINEAAVTGEAIPANKSLDDKVFSGTLVDDGFIEMIAEKVGDDTTFAKIIELVEEAQESKSKAERFLDAFANFYTPAIVALSIIVYVWTRDLHLAITFLVIACPGALVIGAPVSNVAGIGNGAKYGVLVKGGEVMDRFSKVDTLVFDKTGTLTKGKPEVTDIHTLSAIDRRELLRLTASAERISEHHLGQTIVKYAHQQGLETSVAPKDAEVIKGHGLKATVEGHRLIAGNRKLMAQSGIPIDEAAESYAIAREKTGNTVVFAAANGTLAGLFSIADQIREDAPQALAEMRRNGIKQIIMLTGDNRHTAQAVAEQLGLDAFHAELLPEDKVRFVKQLQADGAVVAMAGDGINDAPAIATADIGLAMGEGGTDISMETADVVLMADKLMQFSHAYSLSKATMRNMKQNIAIAVGVVLFLLAGVLMGSVHLASGMFIHEASILAVILNAMRLIGFSRKNNAAPR; this is translated from the coding sequence ATGATCAAATGGATCAATAAATACAAAAACCGCATCACCGCAGTGTCAGGTTTCCTGATCGTCATCGGCTTTGCTTTGAAAATACTTGGATATGCCGTTGCTGCCAACTACGCCCTCATTGCAGCAACAATCATCGCGGTGGTGCCGATCATGTACAAAGCCTACCTGGCGTTGCGGATGAAGGCTTTCAGCATCGAGTTGCTTGTGACAATCGCGGTCATCGGCGCGCTGTTCATCCGTGAATACACGGAGTCTTCCGTTGTGACTTTTCTGTTTCTTTTCGGTGATTTCCTGGAAGCGCGCACCTTGGAAAAGACCCGCTCCTCTCTGCGCTCCTTGGTTGATATGGCGCCTCAGGAAGCAACCGTCATGCATGGCACCAATCAAGTTTTCGTGCCGGTCGAAGAAGTTGCTGTCGGGGATCGGCTGTTCATCAAGCCCGGCGGCAAAATTCCGGTCGACGGTATCATCGTGAAGGGTCAGGCAGCCATCAACGAAGCCGCTGTGACGGGCGAAGCGATCCCGGCCAATAAATCCTTGGATGACAAAGTCTTTTCGGGGACATTGGTGGACGATGGCTTCATCGAAATGATCGCGGAAAAGGTCGGCGATGACACAACTTTCGCCAAAATCATCGAATTGGTCGAAGAGGCGCAGGAATCCAAATCCAAGGCCGAACGTTTCCTCGACGCCTTTGCCAACTTCTACACGCCTGCCATTGTGGCACTTTCCATCATCGTTTACGTTTGGACGCGCGATCTCCATCTTGCAATCACTTTCCTTGTGATCGCCTGCCCTGGTGCGCTCGTGATCGGCGCTCCGGTATCGAACGTGGCCGGCATCGGCAACGGCGCCAAATACGGCGTGCTGGTGAAAGGTGGCGAGGTCATGGATCGCTTTTCCAAAGTTGATACGCTCGTTTTCGATAAGACCGGCACGCTGACGAAAGGCAAACCGGAAGTGACCGACATCCATACCCTTAGCGCCATCGACCGCAGAGAACTGCTGCGCCTGACAGCTTCGGCGGAGCGCATTTCCGAGCATCATCTCGGACAGACAATCGTGAAATACGCACATCAACAAGGGCTGGAAACGTCTGTTGCACCGAAAGATGCGGAAGTGATCAAAGGCCACGGATTGAAAGCGACAGTTGAAGGCCACCGTCTCATCGCCGGCAACCGCAAACTGATGGCCCAGTCCGGAATTCCAATCGATGAAGCAGCAGAAAGCTACGCGATTGCACGCGAAAAAACCGGTAATACTGTCGTTTTCGCAGCCGCTAACGGCACGCTTGCCGGGCTATTCTCCATTGCTGATCAGATCCGCGAAGACGCACCGCAGGCTTTGGCCGAAATGCGCCGCAACGGCATCAAACAGATCATCATGCTCACGGGTGACAACCGCCATACCGCCCAAGCGGTCGCGGAACAATTGGGACTGGACGCCTTCCATGCCGAGCTTTTGCCGGAGGACAAAGTGCGTTTCGTCAAACAACTTCAGGCAGATGGCGCTGTCGTGGCGATGGCCGGGGACGGCATCAATGATGCACCTGCAATCGCCACCGCCGATATCGGCTTGGCCATGGGTGAAGGCGGGACTGACATCTCGATGGAGACGGCCGACGTTGTGCTGATGGCCGATAAGCTGATGCAGTTTTCCCATGCTTATTCGCTCTCAAAGGCGACCATGCGCAACATGAAACAGAACATCGCCATTGCCGTAGGGGTCGTGCTCTTCCTTTTGGCTGGCGTGTTGATGGGATCCGTCCATCTCGCCAGCGGCATGTTCATCCATGAAGCCAGCATCCTGGCCGTCATCCTGAACGCCATGCGCCTGATCGGCTTCAGCCGGAAAAATAATGCCGCCCCAAGATAA
- a CDS encoding sodium:alanine symporter family protein translates to MDAIYNFLADYVNVLLWDYFLTYGLLFAGLYFSIRFGFPQITRMWEGFKQVFGKIFKKDASQEGSMSSFQALATAIAAQVGTGNVAGVATAILGGGPGAIFWMWVSAFLGMGTIFNEAILAQVYRMRDRNKGDFVGGPAFYLSKGVGSNALAKFFSVSLIVALGFIGNMVQSNSIASAVTTAFAIPEWVTGFLVALAAILIFAGGMKRIASFAEFVVPIMALVYIVSSVVILFLFRDNVIPALKMIFVGAFSPQAAIGGIAGASVRAAVQKGVARGLFSNEAGMGSTPHAHAVAHVDHPVQQGLAAMVGVFIDTVVVCSATALIILVTESYLDPALKGAQVTQAAFSIAFGGSGSVLLAICLTFFAFTTIIGWYYFGESNIKYLFGTKGVLPYQILVAIFIFLGALQEIDIVWMLADTFNALMVIPNLFGLFYLSNQVKGILEDYDRCKLEGRIFYDYDVK, encoded by the coding sequence ATGGATGCAATATATAATTTTTTGGCCGACTATGTGAATGTTCTCTTATGGGACTACTTTTTGACATATGGCCTACTGTTCGCCGGATTGTACTTCTCGATCCGCTTCGGTTTCCCGCAAATCACGCGCATGTGGGAAGGTTTCAAACAAGTTTTCGGTAAAATATTCAAAAAAGATGCTTCCCAGGAAGGCTCGATGTCTTCTTTCCAAGCCCTTGCGACGGCTATAGCCGCCCAAGTCGGCACTGGCAACGTGGCGGGTGTGGCAACGGCCATCCTCGGCGGCGGACCGGGAGCCATTTTCTGGATGTGGGTGTCCGCTTTCCTCGGTATGGGTACGATCTTCAACGAAGCCATCCTGGCTCAAGTCTACCGGATGCGCGACCGCAACAAGGGAGATTTTGTCGGTGGACCGGCATTCTACCTTTCCAAAGGGGTCGGTTCCAACGCTTTGGCTAAATTCTTCTCCGTCTCACTTATCGTAGCGTTGGGATTCATCGGTAACATGGTGCAATCGAACTCGATCGCATCGGCTGTGACTACCGCCTTTGCCATTCCGGAATGGGTGACCGGCTTCCTGGTTGCTTTGGCGGCCATCCTGATTTTCGCTGGCGGAATGAAGCGCATCGCATCATTCGCCGAATTCGTCGTCCCGATCATGGCGCTTGTTTACATCGTTTCCAGTGTCGTTATTCTATTCCTCTTCCGCGATAATGTTATCCCTGCCCTCAAAATGATTTTTGTCGGAGCCTTTTCACCTCAAGCCGCAATCGGCGGTATCGCAGGAGCTTCCGTAAGAGCGGCAGTCCAAAAAGGTGTGGCACGAGGCCTATTCTCCAACGAAGCCGGAATGGGCTCGACGCCGCACGCGCATGCTGTCGCGCACGTTGATCATCCGGTCCAGCAAGGCTTGGCGGCCATGGTCGGTGTCTTCATCGATACCGTCGTCGTCTGCTCGGCTACTGCACTGATCATCTTGGTGACCGAATCCTATCTGGATCCCGCCTTGAAGGGTGCCCAAGTAACCCAAGCCGCGTTCTCGATCGCGTTCGGAGGTAGCGGTTCCGTCCTTTTGGCAATCTGCCTGACCTTCTTCGCCTTCACGACGATCATCGGCTGGTACTACTTCGGCGAATCGAACATCAAATATCTGTTCGGAACGAAAGGTGTCCTGCCTTATCAGATTCTGGTGGCGATCTTCATCTTCCTGGGTGCCTTGCAGGAAATCGATATCGTCTGGATGCTTGCCGATACGTTCAATGCCTTGATGGTCATCCCCAACTTGTTCGGTCTCTTCTACTTGTCCAATCAAGTCAAGGGAATTTTGGAGGATTACGACCGTTGCAAATTGGAAGGCCGCATCTTCTACGATTACGACGTAAAATGA